In Galactobacillus timonensis, the genomic window TATCTATAAAAGACTGTTCAATTTCATTGGAATAATTAGCAGTCAGGATTGCATCAGCACTGCCGCTTTCAAGAAGTCTAAACAAGCTGCAGCAGTCTTGATCCAGATGAATCTGTGTCATAAGCATGCTGATTTTCTTAATGTAATCAGTCACTTTATCATTTGTAGCTGCTACGATCTGCTGTGAAAACGGAAGCTCTTTTAAAACTGCAGCAGAAATAGCCGGGTTTTCTTTCTTCCTGATCTTCTCTATAAAATCATCACAGGAAGATTGGCCCGCTGCTCTGCAGAATCCATTTCCAATCAGAAAAACAACAGGTCTTTTCTTCAATTGAATCATCAGATGATTTTCTTCTGACTTTAAATGCTCTTTCCCGGACATAAATGTTCTTTCTCAATTTGCTTCAGCTGCAGCAGTTGATTCAGGCTGCTCTTTTATTTCAATATACTCGCATTTAAGTTCATCCGCCATTTGCTTAGCAATGGAGTTTTTGCTGCCATATACCTTTTTTACAATAGTACCACCATAGTTATATGTATCGGCAAGAACGTTGAGATTATCTATCTTTTTCAGACTGTCTGGAATTGTTATTTCTGTTAATTTACTGCATCCTCTGAAAGCCCGTGCATCAAAATCCGTCATACCTTCAGGAAGAACAATGTTTTTAACTCCACTTGCCAAAAAAGCAGCAGGATGTATTACTCTTATTGAACTTGGGAGAGAAATATTTTCAAGACTACTGCATCCATAGAATGCTCCTTCTCCAATTTCAATCACTCCTTCCGGAATTTCAATTTTCTGGATGGAACAGGACTTAAAAGCACTTTCTCCAATAGAGATAACATCTGCAGGAATCACGGTATTTCTGCATCCGGCAATCAGCTTATTTGTTTTTGTTTCGATTACCGCATTGCAGTTCTCTCTGGAATCATACACCGGATTGGCAGGATCTACAGTGATACTTACAAACTGATCTCTTTCCGTTAATGGTGCATGAATACTATCTGTACTTGCAGGAATGCAGATACTACGGATTGACCAGCATCCATCAAAAACATCCGAACCGATATATTCAACAGTTGAAGGAATACTGACATCTGTCATCTTTGTGCAGTAATCAAATGCATTATCACCAATTCTGCGCAGCCCTTCATTCAGCTTTATCGATGTTAATTCCGTGCACCTTGCAAATGCACATTCAGGAATTTCTTCTATTCCTTCAGATAATTCAACTTTGCAGATATCTATGTTGTCTGTAAAAGCAGCTCGTAGGAAAACAGAATATCCTTCAATTCTGTCCGGAACCTGAATTTCTTTTTCTTTGCCGATGTATTTCCAAAGATAGATCTTTTGTTCATAGATAGAGAATTCATAATTCGAAATACTTCTGTAATTATCTGTACCGAAAAGATTTTCAAAATAGTCATCCGCATGTTTCAGACATTCTGAAGCCTTGATAATAGCAACATGTTTTCCTTGCTTTCCTGGATGCATTGCCTTTTTTGTAATGGCGTTTTCTATGAATTCATAATCCGGAATAATCAGATAATCAACATCTTTTCCAAATCTGTTTTCAATTATTCCTCCTGCACTGCTTATTCTGCTTTCAACAAGTGAAATCATTTCCCTGTCTTTTTTATCCATTTCCAGAAATTCCATGACGAAGAAATGACTGTCTGAAAACACAATGGAATTAACAGTTTCCGCTTTGACGGAATTTATATTGGCTGCAGCTTGACTGGTTTTCTGTTCCTGTGCAATTCTCTGTTTCAGCTGCGGATCAGTAATTATACTTGCATCAAAGTCAGAGACAGTATGGAACTTCTTTTTATACCATCCCTTGTAATTATGCATATCATATATAACAAAGCTCCCATTTGTATAAATTCCTTCAGGAGGAGTATCAAATAATCTTACATTGCTTTTCAGGTTGCCCAGAGCAAGAAGATTTGTTACTTTGGCGCCTGCAAACAACTTGGATGGATACTTTTTCTCTGGTGATTCCAGAACCAATGTATTGATTACAGCTCCGTTAAATGTATTATGACCTGAAAAGGATATTTCTTTTGCTAGATATAATTCTTTTAAATGCGTGCATCCTTCAAAAGCCTGTGATCCTATTTCCCGAATTGTTGTAGGAAGCGTTATGTATTCAAGATTCTCACAGCCTGAGAATGCTTTGGCTCCGATTGTTTGATATCCTTCCGGGATTGTTATGGTCCTGATATGCTTATAGTACTCAGGAGCACTGCCTGCTGTACCTGCAATGCCATTGATCTTTATGCCGCCTACCTGTTCAGGGAATACAACATTTTCCTCATTTCCATGATACCTTGAGATAAGATGTGTGCCTGCTTTCGGCTTCTTCCAGGGGTCAACGTGTTTTGGAGATGCAGCGCTTTGTGCCACAGCAATCTTTTTTCTGATTTCTTCAGCTTTTTTTATATTCTCTTCAGGTGTATATGGCTTTGTTAATGAATAACGATAATGATGCTCCTTGAAATATTTCTCTGCAGGAGAGTCTGCAATAAGCTGCCAGTTGGTTTCTTTGAATTCGCCAAAATTTCCAGTTGGATGCGAAAGGCTTTCTGGAAGCTTTACTGTGAAACCTTCTGAATGCTCATCCGGTAAAAAAGCATCAAGATTCAGCTCTGTTATGCCTTCCTGAATATCAATCTCAACTGTATGGTAAATGTGACCAAGTGAATACGGTTCAAGTATAGAAAACCATCCAGGCACTATGATCTTGCTTACGCTGCTGTCAACATAAAAGGAATAAGAAGCATAATTTCCGATACCGATCACATACTTGTCACCGATTTTTTCAGGGAAAGTGACAACTGAATCATTTCCGTGATAACCCGTAATCAATACACAGCCATTTTTATATTTGAAATCATATATTTTTCTCCAGTCTGATACTTTCATTGATCGCTTAGAAGATTTATCATCCATTTTCCCAAGTGATGGCATGCTGGATGTCTTGAAATGCTCTTTCTTGTAATCCAGCAGCATTGCAGTTACTTCCAGCATTTCATGTTCTGATGCATAAGTGGTCAGCTGCTCCGCTGCCTTCTCATTGAATATGGCAAGATCGCATAAAAAGCCTAGCAGTGATATATCTTTCCGTTCAATTGCCAGCATACCAGCCTTTACAGAATACCTTTTCAGATAGGAAAGATAAAGATTCCTGAATTCATCAGAAAGCATATATGGATACTGCATGCGGACTGCAGCCATCCGCAGTTTGTTTTCAGGTTTTGAAATGACAGTGAACATGGAATCATAGCCAGCAAAATCAAATCCCCCATTCTTGTTGCTGCGAATTGCAAGAATAAAAGCACAGGATTTCGGCTCTGTTTCATCTTTTATTGCAAGAATGATTCTTGCAATTACTTTTCCTGTCTGATCCCGAAAACTGATCATTGCACCATCAATTCCAATTATGGAATAAGCAGATGCATATGTTTTAGCTTCTCCACTGGTCTTCCAGCGAGGGCAATGGATTGACATCTCAATTTCGCCTCTGCAATCTTCAAAAGCATTTGCATCGACTGATTCACAGCCATCAGGAATTACAATTTTATCCTTTTTGGTGTCAGAGGTAAGCACCCGTTTCCCCTGCATCAGTACTCCTGATTCACCTGTAAGTCCATCGCATTTCTGAAAAGCATCTTGGCCTATTTTCAAGGAATCCAGCGCAGGACCGGTGATTTTCTTAAGATCATGACAGTAGCTAAAAGCACCACTTCCTATTTCATCAAGACTGTCTGGAAGATTGATAGACTCCAGACCGCTGAAAGAAAAGGTGTCTGCTTCAATCTTTTTAACGCCATCTGGAATCACGATTGTTTTTAAAGCAATGCAGCCTGAAAATGCGTCTGCACCGATTTTCTGCAGATGTCTGGGAAGATGTATCTCTCTGAGTTTTTCACAAAGCTGGAATGCGCCGGGCATAACAGTTGTTACTGTTTCCGGCAGCTGGATCTGTTCAATGATGGTATCGGAAAAAGCACCACGACCGATTATTTCTGTTCCTTCCTGGATAATCACTTCCTGGATTGAATTATATCCTTCAAGAAGACCATCCGGAATCTTCTTTAAGCTTGCTGGAAATACAATTTTTTTAATATGCTCATTTTCACAATTCTGAAACACATCGGAGCCAATGGAGATAACTCCTTCAGGAATAATTACAGTATCACTATCACCGTTATATTCTTTCAGGCATCCTGAACGATCTATTACAAAATCTTTGTTGTCCATTCCTATACCTTCCTTCTATTTAAGTTCCAGCTGATCCAGCTGGCTGATGATTTCTTTCTGCCTGTCATAGAACAGAAGATCTTTATTATGCTCAAAGTATTCCTTGCATCCAAAGTGGCTGATGTAATCAGCAGTATAGTAATTTGCTGTAAGTTCTGTTACCAGAATAAGCATCTCCTGCCCACCCTTGAATACTTCTTCTACAAAGTGGAACACATTGGATAATGCTTTCCCGCATTGATCTGCTTCTGCTTTCAATTCCTTATTTCCTTTGCTGTATTCTTTCTTGATCAGTTTGAATGCTTCAGAACTATTAGACGGCTTATCTTTGACCAACTGCTCTTTAATTGCAGACAATGACGCCACGGCACTGTGATAAGCATGCTGCTGATCTGTGGATAAGGAAGATGCCCTTTTTGCTGTCTCAAGCTTTTTCTTAATGACACCAATGCGCTTTTCAAGCACCTCTGCTGCATCGATGTTTCTGGCAAGATCCTGCTTGGCATCCATCATCTGATGCATTACCTCCAGCTGGCTCTGCTCTGTGTAATAGACATTTCTTGCTCGAGATGATACTGCATCAATCAGCAGTCCAAGCAGAGACAGTCTTTCATCAAACGGTGCATTTTCTGCACGCTGCTTGATCTCATCAGAAGCCTTTCCTTCCATGATCTTATCTACCTGATAATCGGACCTGTATTTGATGAACAAGTCATAGTAGATGGCAAAATCCTTGGCAATCTTGGGATTCTGAAGATACTGCTTGATCAGATCCTCATTGACAGGAATATTGTTTTTCTCGTAAAGCTTCATCATATCTGAAAGATCTGACCAGCCTCTTGCGGTTACAAAAGTCTTTCCATCTATGGTTGTCTCTATTTTATAGAAATTCTGCTTTTTGATATCCAGATAGGACGTAATGGAAGGATGAATTCCTTTCTTATAGGCATATTCCTTCCATACCCCGTAATCCGGTTCTACATCAATTCTTTTCAGACGATCCCATGTGACAATGTCATATTCACGGACAGAGTTGTTGTATTCAGGCGGGTTTCCGGCTGTTACTACAATCCATCCATCCGGCACACGGTGCCTCCCAAAGACTTTGTACTGCAGGAACTCCAGCATTGCCGGAGCAAGCGTTTCTGAGACGCAGTTGATTTCATCCAGGAAAAGAATGCCTTCTTTCATTCCCGTGTCTTCCATCATGCCATAGACGCTGGCAATAATTTCACTCATAGTGTATTCACTGACACTGTATTCTTTGCCGTTGTAGTTCTTCTTTACAATGAAAGGAAGACCAAGTGCACTTTGTCTTGTATGATGCGTCATGGAATAAGAAACAAGACCAACACCAAGTTCAGAAGCAATCTGTTCCATAATGGCAGTCTTTCCAACACCAGGCGGACCCATCAGAAATACCGGACGCTGCTTTTCAATCGGAATGACATATTCTCCGAATTCATCCTTTGTAAAATACGCCTTCATTGCATTCTTGATTTCCTGTTTGGCCTGCTTGATGTTCATATGATTCTGTTCCTTTCCTTTAATTCATCCGGTCTTAATACAAGCTTGATTGCCCAGTCCGGAACTTCAACATCATCAATTCCTTCATTCAAAAATACGAATGCTGTTTCATAATCCGGCTTGGATTCCGGATACCATCCATATCCATCTGTAAAATAAATCAGTCCTTTGAGATTAGAGAATTCATTTTCTGCAACAAGTTGATTAACATAAGCGAATACCGGTCTGAAATCTGTTCCACCCATTCCATGGAGCTTCATAGTTTTCAAGTACTGATCAAATTCTTCCTGTGATGTAATCTTTGCGTCTTCCGTGATCTCTGCATCGCACTGGATGATATGAATATTGATTTTAGAGAAGAAGCTCTCGGTGCTTTTGAGAATATTGTATGTCTTCTGCACGAAAGCCTGCACAAGATCTCCTGAGGTTGATCCTGAGGTATCAATGGCTATGACAAATTCACGGATACGCTTTACTTCACGATACTCAAGCGGTTCAATCAATGGCATGTTCCCATACATCTTCATACCATAGGTATAGAAGATGTAATCAAACTCATCCGGATCAAGCTTCATTACTTCCCCGCACACTGCAAACTTTTTTAGAAAAGAAGTGTAATCATATTTTTCACGGTTTACTTCTTTGAGGTTCTGCACAAGATCATAGGATTCTGATCCCTGCATTCTTTCCTTCTGAAAGGTTTCCATATCCGTCTGCATTCTTTCAGAGATTTTCTTCCATTCCTCTTCCTGCCTGAGATTGGAAAAATATGATGTTTCTCTTTTCCCGTGAGAATTCTTTCCGGAACTGCTGCTGTTTCCGGATACACTTCTATTGCCTCCGCCTCCTGTTATTTCTATTTTCTTTTCGTCACTCATGTACCAGATCAGATGATCATCTGCCTGAAAGAGAGGTGCATATTTTTGGGCATAAGCATCATCATAGTTCTGATCAAGAAAATAGGCGTAGATCACTTCTGCAGTCATGTACTTCACTTTTTTACGAAGCTGATTCAGATAGGATTCCTGCTTCATCTGACGTGAAGAACGTGTGCTTGATAAAGAAAGACCATTGATGATATTTTCTACTGCAATGTCACAGGAAAAATTCCACAATGGCTGATTGATCAATGTATGCACATACATGTGCCGGAATATGCAATGAAAAACCATATGCAGATAATCCCGATTGACTGCTTCTTTCTCTTTTCTGAATATTCTGAGGACATAGCGTGGATCATAAATAAAGTAATGACCATCTGTGCATAACGTTCCGGGATATTCTTTAAATTCAAACTGGCTTAATGCCATATCCAGAAAGCGAAGATTCACTAAAAGAGTGTTCCTGGACAGCTTTAAAACTTCTGCTGCCAGAGATCTGATCTGATTGATTTTATCTTCGCTTTTTATTTCCATGTAATATGTTCCTTTACCAGTTCAGCGTGAAATCACTCATCGGATCGAATTGTGAGAATTGCTGATTTTTATAATTCAGAAGAAGAGCAAGAACATTAACTGCATGCACTTTTTCGGCTTCTGAAATAAACATATTGATCTGAGCAAATGTAAAACAGGGAAACTGATCAGCAAGCGTTACATCATCATTATGCACTCTTTCCAAGGCAGTGATGTGGTCCAGATAAGCAAGCTGATGATTTGCTCTTCGGGTATACTCTTCTTTCACACCAACCGATGCTATGTTAAATCGATCAGTTGGATTGATCAGGTGCTTGTATCCCCAGTTAACACGATTGATTTCTATATTAAGATCAGAAAATGTGATTGAAATTTCATTGTGAAAATCACTGTCTGTTACTGTTATGCCAA contains:
- a CDS encoding leucine-rich repeat domain-containing protein, whose translation is MDNKDFVIDRSGCLKEYNGDSDTVIIPEGVISIGSDVFQNCENEHIKKIVFPASLKKIPDGLLEGYNSIQEVIIQEGTEIIGRGAFSDTIIEQIQLPETVTTVMPGAFQLCEKLREIHLPRHLQKIGADAFSGCIALKTIVIPDGVKKIEADTFSFSGLESINLPDSLDEIGSGAFSYCHDLKKITGPALDSLKIGQDAFQKCDGLTGESGVLMQGKRVLTSDTKKDKIVIPDGCESVDANAFEDCRGEIEMSIHCPRWKTSGEAKTYASAYSIIGIDGAMISFRDQTGKVIARIILAIKDETEPKSCAFILAIRSNKNGGFDFAGYDSMFTVISKPENKLRMAAVRMQYPYMLSDEFRNLYLSYLKRYSVKAGMLAIERKDISLLGFLCDLAIFNEKAAEQLTTYASEHEMLEVTAMLLDYKKEHFKTSSMPSLGKMDDKSSKRSMKVSDWRKIYDFKYKNGCVLITGYHGNDSVVTFPEKIGDKYVIGIGNYASYSFYVDSSVSKIIVPGWFSILEPYSLGHIYHTVEIDIQEGITELNLDAFLPDEHSEGFTVKLPESLSHPTGNFGEFKETNWQLIADSPAEKYFKEHHYRYSLTKPYTPEENIKKAEEIRKKIAVAQSAASPKHVDPWKKPKAGTHLISRYHGNEENVVFPEQVGGIKINGIAGTAGSAPEYYKHIRTITIPEGYQTIGAKAFSGCENLEYITLPTTIREIGSQAFEGCTHLKELYLAKEISFSGHNTFNGAVINTLVLESPEKKYPSKLFAGAKVTNLLALGNLKSNVRLFDTPPEGIYTNGSFVIYDMHNYKGWYKKKFHTVSDFDASIITDPQLKQRIAQEQKTSQAAANINSVKAETVNSIVFSDSHFFVMEFLEMDKKDREMISLVESRISSAGGIIENRFGKDVDYLIIPDYEFIENAITKKAMHPGKQGKHVAIIKASECLKHADDYFENLFGTDNYRSISNYEFSIYEQKIYLWKYIGKEKEIQVPDRIEGYSVFLRAAFTDNIDICKVELSEGIEEIPECAFARCTELTSIKLNEGLRRIGDNAFDYCTKMTDVSIPSTVEYIGSDVFDGCWSIRSICIPASTDSIHAPLTERDQFVSITVDPANPVYDSRENCNAVIETKTNKLIAGCRNTVIPADVISIGESAFKSCSIQKIEIPEGVIEIGEGAFYGCSSLENISLPSSIRVIHPAAFLASGVKNIVLPEGMTDFDARAFRGCSKLTEITIPDSLKKIDNLNVLADTYNYGGTIVKKVYGSKNSIAKQMADELKCEYIEIKEQPESTAAAEAN
- a CDS encoding ATP-binding protein is translated as MNIKQAKQEIKNAMKAYFTKDEFGEYVIPIEKQRPVFLMGPPGVGKTAIMEQIASELGVGLVSYSMTHHTRQSALGLPFIVKKNYNGKEYSVSEYTMSEIIASVYGMMEDTGMKEGILFLDEINCVSETLAPAMLEFLQYKVFGRHRVPDGWIVVTAGNPPEYNNSVREYDIVTWDRLKRIDVEPDYGVWKEYAYKKGIHPSITSYLDIKKQNFYKIETTIDGKTFVTARGWSDLSDMMKLYEKNNIPVNEDLIKQYLQNPKIAKDFAIYYDLFIKYRSDYQVDKIMEGKASDEIKQRAENAPFDERLSLLGLLIDAVSSRARNVYYTEQSQLEVMHQMMDAKQDLARNIDAAEVLEKRIGVIKKKLETAKRASSLSTDQQHAYHSAVASLSAIKEQLVKDKPSNSSEAFKLIKKEYSKGNKELKAEADQCGKALSNVFHFVEEVFKGGQEMLILVTELTANYYTADYISHFGCKEYFEHNKDLLFYDRQKEIISQLDQLELK
- a CDS encoding VWA-like domain-containing protein yields the protein MEIKSEDKINQIRSLAAEVLKLSRNTLLVNLRFLDMALSQFEFKEYPGTLCTDGHYFIYDPRYVLRIFRKEKEAVNRDYLHMVFHCIFRHMYVHTLINQPLWNFSCDIAVENIINGLSLSSTRSSRQMKQESYLNQLRKKVKYMTAEVIYAYFLDQNYDDAYAQKYAPLFQADDHLIWYMSDEKKIEITGGGGNRSVSGNSSSSGKNSHGKRETSYFSNLRQEEEWKKISERMQTDMETFQKERMQGSESYDLVQNLKEVNREKYDYTSFLKKFAVCGEVMKLDPDEFDYIFYTYGMKMYGNMPLIEPLEYREVKRIREFVIAIDTSGSTSGDLVQAFVQKTYNILKSTESFFSKINIHIIQCDAEITEDAKITSQEEFDQYLKTMKLHGMGGTDFRPVFAYVNQLVAENEFSNLKGLIYFTDGYGWYPESKPDYETAFVFLNEGIDDVEVPDWAIKLVLRPDELKERNRII